A region from the Aquimarina sp. ERC-38 genome encodes:
- a CDS encoding xanthine dehydrogenase family protein molybdopterin-binding subunit: protein MKTRKEQFPFGIPGVDLKTIEREVPVTEPPAWPINDKLTHVGKSVKRIDAILKVTGEAKYASDISLPGLLQGSILHSPLPAAVIKKIDTNKAENYPGVYGVHVMQDLHGGSASGGDAGETRYPEIKFAGQPIAAVAAIDQQTADKAVKLIRVTYQEKPFVVNLERAMQPDAPTVFKKPVDQEGTDASEGPAKGLKLEGNVRGPSTKSFLGGPRGDIEKGFAEANIIVEGEFRTQVQTHSTLETHGCVVDWKPDLLTIYASTQSTKSVKKEFATIFDLPESKVRVLCKFMGGGFGAKYGAGNFGALAAHLSKKTGRPVKLFLDRKAEHLCVGNRPNSIQTLKIGATKEGKLTAIKQESHGTAGVGLGAGVGRVAQALYPCPNFLTEQYDVFTNAGPGAAWRAPGNAQGAFAVEQVIDEIAEKLNMDPLAYRDIIDDSKVRKAERTLASEKFKWNERKPKNSSEGVVKKGVGVAQSTWPRIIDLDSTAEVRLLKDGTVEIRSGVQDIGTGTRTILAQVVAEEIGIAPEKVGVHIGDTYFPNGPASGGSRVSGSITPAARNAAFKAKKELISQVADRWKVDADTLEMKNGTIQAKDGSGEKITFEKALKKMRTAQISVTASRADDYGGFKVGKSISHSDLGSVQMAEVSVNTETGVVKVARVVAVHSCGRPINPLQIQSQVNGGVIQGVSYALYENREMDEATGKMINANLDQYKIAFAMEVPEIEVYNIEEYSARSSTDAYGIAEPANIATAAAIANAVYNATGVRIRELPITPDRVLNALNKV, encoded by the coding sequence ATGAAAACAAGAAAAGAACAGTTTCCTTTCGGAATACCGGGAGTAGATTTAAAAACGATAGAACGAGAAGTTCCGGTTACCGAGCCTCCTGCATGGCCTATTAATGACAAATTAACCCACGTAGGTAAAAGTGTTAAACGAATTGATGCTATTTTAAAAGTCACGGGAGAAGCTAAATATGCTTCGGATATTTCTTTGCCGGGATTACTGCAAGGCAGTATTTTACATAGTCCGCTACCTGCTGCGGTCATTAAAAAGATCGACACCAATAAAGCCGAAAATTATCCGGGTGTATACGGCGTGCATGTCATGCAGGATTTACACGGGGGCAGTGCCAGCGGAGGGGATGCCGGAGAAACCAGGTACCCGGAAATTAAGTTTGCCGGACAACCCATTGCAGCAGTAGCTGCTATAGATCAGCAAACCGCAGATAAAGCCGTTAAACTAATACGGGTAACGTATCAGGAAAAACCCTTTGTAGTCAATTTAGAAAGGGCTATGCAACCGGATGCACCTACTGTTTTTAAGAAACCTGTTGATCAAGAAGGTACGGATGCGAGTGAAGGACCTGCTAAAGGCTTAAAACTAGAAGGAAATGTAAGAGGTCCTTCTACCAAAAGTTTTTTAGGTGGTCCCAGAGGCGATATAGAAAAAGGTTTTGCAGAAGCTAATATTATTGTAGAAGGCGAATTCAGAACCCAGGTACAAACACATAGTACACTAGAAACCCATGGATGCGTTGTAGATTGGAAACCGGATTTATTGACCATTTACGCCTCTACGCAATCTACCAAAAGTGTCAAGAAAGAGTTTGCAACTATCTTTGATTTGCCTGAAAGTAAAGTAAGAGTGCTTTGTAAATTTATGGGAGGTGGTTTTGGAGCAAAATACGGTGCGGGTAACTTCGGGGCATTGGCCGCACACCTGTCAAAAAAAACCGGTAGACCGGTTAAATTATTTTTAGACCGGAAAGCAGAACACCTTTGCGTAGGAAACCGTCCGAATAGTATCCAAACCTTAAAAATTGGGGCTACAAAAGAAGGAAAACTAACCGCTATTAAACAAGAATCACACGGAACGGCCGGAGTGGGTTTAGGTGCCGGTGTAGGAAGGGTGGCACAGGCGTTGTACCCTTGCCCTAATTTTTTAACCGAACAGTATGATGTATTTACAAACGCAGGGCCGGGAGCTGCCTGGCGCGCACCGGGCAATGCACAAGGTGCTTTTGCCGTAGAACAGGTAATTGATGAAATAGCCGAAAAGCTAAATATGGATCCGTTAGCTTACCGGGATATTATTGACGATAGCAAGGTCAGAAAAGCAGAACGTACCCTGGCTTCGGAAAAATTTAAATGGAACGAACGAAAACCTAAGAACAGTTCAGAGGGGGTAGTAAAAAAAGGAGTGGGTGTTGCGCAAAGTACCTGGCCCAGAATTATTGATCTGGATTCAACTGCCGAAGTTCGTTTACTAAAGGACGGAACGGTTGAAATACGATCCGGGGTTCAGGATATTGGAACCGGAACCCGAACAATATTAGCACAGGTAGTGGCAGAAGAAATTGGAATTGCTCCTGAAAAAGTCGGGGTTCATATCGGAGATACCTATTTTCCAAACGGTCCGGCTTCGGGAGGAAGTAGGGTAAGTGGGTCTATTACCCCAGCAGCCCGTAATGCTGCTTTTAAAGCAAAAAAGGAGTTGATTAGTCAGGTTGCCGACCGTTGGAAGGTAGATGCGGATACCTTAGAAATGAAAAACGGAACTATTCAGGCAAAAGACGGTTCCGGTGAGAAAATAACTTTTGAAAAAGCTTTAAAGAAAATGCGGACGGCACAAATTTCGGTTACTGCTAGTCGGGCTGATGATTACGGAGGTTTTAAAGTAGGTAAATCTATTTCGCATTCTGATCTGGGTTCGGTACAAATGGCTGAAGTTTCAGTAAATACGGAGACCGGTGTTGTAAAAGTAGCTAGGGTTGTTGCCGTTCATAGTTGCGGTCGGCCTATTAATCCTTTACAGATTCAGAGTCAGGTTAACGGCGGAGTCATACAGGGGGTGTCCTACGCTCTATATGAAAATCGCGAGATGGATGAAGCTACGGGGAAAATGATAAATGCAAATCTGGATCAATACAAAATCGCATTTGCCATGGAAGTTCCGGAAATTGAAGTGTACAATATTGAAGAATACAGCGCACGCTCATCTACTGATGCTTATGGTATAGCAGAACCGGCAAATATTGCCACTGCAGCCGCTATTGCTAATGCTGTTTACAATGCAACCGGAGTACGAATACGAGAATTACCCATCACTCCTGACCGGGTTCTTAATGCTTTAAATAAAGTTTAA
- a CDS encoding FAD binding domain-containing protein, whose amino-acid sequence MEKFQWAQARTLEEVQEQVTATTSQLTSGQKTTDTSIIKAGGVDLLDLMKEGLATPEKMIDIKAIPGFKTSTYDAKKGLKIGAGVTLSMLQKQKEVKEHYVALYEAISHAATPQIRNMATIGGNMAQRTRCWYFRSEDHQCKKKGGAVCFAQTGQNDIHAIYNTSICPCVHSSSIATALMAFHAEVEYLDQKGKVQTVLLTDFFTPPEVDVTRENILKPKEIITAITIPVPSSDTKSYYIKQGARESYDWALADVAVALEIKGNTCKKAAIVLGAAAPIPFRATEAEGFLLNKTIDEDMAIKAAEMVLQKATPLSGNSYKIPMFKAIIKNCILKTIS is encoded by the coding sequence ATGGAAAAATTTCAATGGGCACAAGCCCGAACCCTAGAAGAAGTACAAGAACAGGTAACTGCTACCACTTCGCAACTTACTTCCGGACAAAAAACAACAGATACCAGTATTATCAAGGCTGGTGGAGTAGATTTGTTGGATTTAATGAAGGAGGGTCTCGCCACTCCTGAAAAAATGATTGATATAAAGGCGATACCCGGATTTAAAACCAGTACGTACGATGCAAAAAAGGGTTTAAAGATTGGTGCAGGAGTTACCTTATCTATGCTTCAAAAACAAAAAGAAGTAAAAGAACACTACGTAGCCTTATATGAAGCTATTTCGCACGCTGCTACTCCGCAAATCCGAAATATGGCGACAATTGGGGGTAATATGGCACAACGTACGCGATGTTGGTATTTTCGATCAGAAGATCATCAATGTAAGAAAAAAGGAGGCGCTGTTTGCTTTGCACAAACCGGACAAAACGATATACATGCAATTTACAATACCAGTATTTGCCCCTGTGTGCATAGTTCTTCTATTGCAACCGCTTTAATGGCTTTTCATGCTGAGGTAGAATATCTTGATCAAAAAGGAAAAGTGCAAACCGTGCTACTTACTGACTTTTTTACTCCGCCCGAAGTAGATGTAACTCGTGAAAATATATTAAAACCGAAAGAAATTATTACAGCAATCACCATTCCAGTACCTTCTTCTGACACTAAATCGTATTACATAAAGCAGGGTGCCCGGGAATCTTATGATTGGGCATTAGCTGATGTAGCAGTGGCTTTAGAAATAAAAGGGAATACTTGTAAAAAAGCAGCTATCGTACTGGGAGCAGCTGCTCCAATTCCATTTCGAGCTACTGAAGCTGAGGGGTTTCTATTAAATAAAACCATTGACGAAGATATGGCTATTAAAGCAGCAGAAATGGTATTGCAAAAGGCAACGCCCCTATCAGGAAATTCTTATAAAATCCCAATGTTTAAAGCAATTATTAAAAATTGCATCCTTAAAACTATTTCGTAA
- a CDS encoding XdhC family protein, with product MQSFELKRILRFYKEAKAKKYKTVMASLVGLKGSSYRKPGVRMLFDENGKMMGAISGGCVEKEIFRRAEEVFATGISKVVSYDGRYRLGCEGFLYVLIEKFEPTGAAVTLLEKALEKRDTIGITSYYKEATEFNGKFGSVFSYKNQNIALSQHLVFENVPEAWSCFRQKTKTAIQLILIGSGHDTLTLSNMASSMGWDVWVICSAQSNKGFQDFPGATRVEAIDPDLMDVRKIDERTAVVLMNHNFAKDLRYLLQLAKCPPKYTGILGSTKRWNRLQNELLEIDSTVDLDFLDTVYSPAGLDIGSETTEEISLAIASEIQAAFSNKNLEDMKALSVAKLKNIV from the coding sequence ATGCAATCATTTGAATTAAAGAGAATTTTACGATTTTATAAAGAAGCTAAAGCTAAAAAATATAAAACGGTTATGGCATCTCTGGTAGGGCTTAAGGGTTCTTCATATCGAAAGCCTGGTGTACGAATGTTATTTGACGAGAATGGTAAAATGATGGGTGCAATTAGCGGAGGATGTGTAGAAAAAGAAATTTTCCGTCGAGCGGAAGAAGTGTTTGCTACCGGAATTTCAAAAGTTGTTTCTTATGACGGAAGGTATCGATTAGGATGTGAAGGTTTTCTTTATGTTTTAATTGAGAAGTTTGAACCTACCGGGGCAGCAGTAACATTGCTGGAAAAAGCACTTGAGAAAAGGGATACGATAGGTATTACTTCTTACTATAAGGAAGCAACAGAATTTAACGGGAAATTCGGGTCTGTTTTTAGTTATAAAAATCAAAATATTGCACTATCTCAACATCTGGTATTTGAAAATGTACCCGAAGCTTGGTCATGTTTTCGACAAAAAACAAAAACTGCTATTCAATTAATACTTATTGGTTCCGGTCATGATACGCTTACATTAAGTAATATGGCTTCAAGTATGGGATGGGACGTTTGGGTAATTTGTTCGGCACAAAGTAATAAAGGTTTTCAGGATTTTCCCGGAGCAACCCGGGTAGAAGCTATTGATCCTGATTTGATGGATGTCCGGAAGATAGATGAAAGGACGGCGGTGGTCTTGATGAACCATAACTTTGCTAAAGATTTGCGCTATTTGCTACAACTGGCAAAATGTCCACCCAAATATACCGGGATTTTAGGTTCTACTAAACGATGGAACCGTTTGCAAAATGAACTGTTGGAAATAGATAGTACGGTTGATCTGGATTTTTTAGATACGGTATACAGTCCTGCGGGATTGGATATTGGTTCTGAGACTACCGAAGAAATTTCACTTGCTATTGCAAGCGAAATTCAGGCGGCATTTTCTAATAAAAACCTTGAAGATATGAAAGCTTTATCCGTAGCAAAATTAAAGAACATTGTCTGA
- a CDS encoding nucleotidyltransferase family protein, translating to MSETIIGIVLAAGSSSRMGQAKQLLPLQNTTLLEYCLTNMQKSKVSKVICVLGANAEEIQRSVKDERTAFLINSEWENGMSSSIVAAINYIKGHEPSCNAALIALADQPGIDSDYFNRLMEMYQSNPEDIIASQYQNKIGVPALFSNQYFKDLLQLTGDKGARNFLNDGQQKIRTLANTSNLSDLDTPEQYQAYLKSIRKESSL from the coding sequence TTGTCTGAAACTATTATAGGGATCGTATTGGCTGCCGGAAGTTCTTCTCGTATGGGGCAAGCTAAGCAATTACTACCCTTACAAAACACTACTTTATTAGAATACTGCCTTACTAATATGCAAAAATCAAAAGTATCTAAGGTAATCTGCGTTTTAGGGGCAAATGCTGAAGAAATACAACGTTCAGTTAAGGATGAAAGGACAGCTTTTCTTATAAATTCTGAATGGGAAAATGGGATGAGTTCAAGTATTGTCGCGGCCATAAATTATATTAAAGGTCATGAACCTTCTTGTAATGCAGCCTTAATTGCGCTCGCTGACCAACCAGGGATTGATTCTGATTATTTTAATCGATTGATGGAGATGTATCAAAGTAATCCGGAAGACATCATTGCTTCCCAATATCAAAATAAAATAGGGGTACCAGCACTCTTTTCAAATCAATATTTTAAGGATTTATTACAGTTAACGGGAGATAAAGGTGCCAGAAATTTTTTAAATGACGGACAGCAAAAAATAAGAACACTAGCGAATACTTCCAACTTATCAGATCTGGATACTCCCGAGCAATACCAAGCATATCTTAAAAGCATACGTAAAGAAAGTAGTCTTTAA
- a CDS encoding (2Fe-2S)-binding protein codes for MDTTNDKNEKPSQNGKKGLSRRGFLKGTGLATAGTFAFTNSLFANEASTDTLAIAGPDANAIELTINDRKVTTLARPDETLVDVLRERLEMTGTKMVCGRGACSACTVMIDDEPVCSCLTLAVEVQDKKITTIEGIAKDGKLHPVQEAFIEEDAAMCGYCTPGMVMSCVHLVDNTPNPTIEEVKHAVRGNLCRCGTYPHVFKAAMTASKNV; via the coding sequence ATGGATACGACAAATGATAAAAATGAAAAGCCTTCTCAAAACGGAAAAAAAGGTCTTTCGCGTAGGGGTTTTTTAAAAGGAACCGGACTGGCAACCGCTGGTACTTTTGCATTTACAAACTCACTGTTTGCCAATGAAGCTAGTACAGATACACTAGCTATCGCTGGCCCAGATGCCAATGCCATAGAACTGACTATCAACGACCGAAAAGTTACCACTCTGGCGCGACCGGATGAAACATTGGTAGATGTCTTAAGAGAACGATTAGAAATGACAGGAACCAAAATGGTTTGCGGGCGGGGTGCCTGCTCTGCTTGTACCGTTATGATTGATGACGAACCTGTATGTTCCTGCTTGACGCTTGCCGTTGAGGTTCAGGATAAAAAAATTACTACGATTGAAGGGATTGCTAAAGATGGAAAACTACACCCGGTGCAGGAAGCTTTTATTGAAGAAGATGCAGCTATGTGCGGATATTGTACCCCTGGAATGGTGATGAGCTGTGTTCATCTGGTCGATAATACTCCTAATCCAACAATAGAAGAGGTAAAACATGCGGTTCGGGGTAATCTTTGCCGTTGCGGAACTTATCCCCACGTATTTAAAGCCGCTATGACTGCCAGTAAAAATGTATAA